A genome region from Maridesulfovibrio salexigens DSM 2638 includes the following:
- the coaBC gene encoding bifunctional phosphopantothenoylcysteine decarboxylase/phosphopantothenate--cysteine ligase CoaBC, producing the protein MNEHLNFDCFLGKRIHLGVSGSIAAYKSLDLLRMFRKAGIEVSVTLTSGAQEFIRGLSYEALGAFKVWEKMYPTMDDTFGHLEPGQAADAMLVAPATASVLARMAHGLADDMLSCQALAFSGPKLVAPAMNPAMWDALATQDNCRVLAERGVEFIGPDCGDVACGDHGRGRLAPLESIYAHSLRAVSPDDMSGKHVLITLGPTREKWDAVRFWSNPSSGLMGACIAMAAWLRGAKVTVVSGPVNWWFPEDINVIKVNSAQQMFDAATEVWPSCTTGCFTAAVADFKPIPHGEGKFKKEGSSALRVDFDTNPDILKTIGSMKKDDQQLIGFAAETSNIQEAAKGKLERKNLDLIVANPINKPGAGFESSTNSVYVLDRAGRSEEWPDLPKTEVAWRIWDHLLLN; encoded by the coding sequence ATGAATGAACATCTCAATTTTGACTGCTTTTTAGGAAAACGTATCCACCTCGGTGTCAGCGGTTCCATCGCAGCTTATAAGTCTCTGGACTTACTGCGTATGTTCCGTAAGGCCGGGATCGAAGTCAGTGTGACGCTCACTTCAGGTGCGCAGGAATTTATCAGGGGCCTCAGTTATGAGGCCCTTGGTGCTTTTAAGGTCTGGGAAAAAATGTACCCGACCATGGATGATACCTTCGGTCATCTTGAGCCCGGTCAGGCAGCCGATGCCATGCTGGTTGCTCCGGCAACAGCTTCAGTTCTGGCGCGTATGGCCCACGGATTAGCCGATGACATGCTTTCCTGTCAGGCTTTGGCTTTTAGCGGCCCTAAGCTGGTTGCTCCGGCTATGAACCCGGCTATGTGGGATGCCCTGGCGACTCAGGATAACTGTCGTGTTCTTGCTGAAAGGGGCGTTGAATTCATCGGTCCTGATTGTGGGGATGTTGCTTGCGGTGATCACGGACGTGGTCGTCTTGCACCACTTGAATCCATTTATGCCCATAGCTTACGCGCTGTCTCTCCTGATGATATGAGCGGTAAGCACGTGCTGATAACGCTAGGCCCCACCCGTGAGAAATGGGATGCTGTCCGTTTCTGGTCCAATCCTTCTTCCGGTCTGATGGGTGCTTGCATTGCAATGGCAGCATGGCTCCGCGGAGCCAAGGTTACTGTGGTTTCCGGTCCGGTGAACTGGTGGTTTCCTGAAGATATTAACGTGATCAAGGTTAATTCTGCTCAGCAGATGTTTGATGCTGCCACTGAAGTATGGCCCAGCTGCACCACAGGGTGTTTTACCGCTGCAGTTGCCGACTTCAAGCCCATTCCGCACGGTGAAGGTAAATTCAAGAAAGAGGGTAGCAGTGCTTTGCGGGTTGATTTCGACACCAACCCGGACATCTTGAAGACCATCGGCTCCATGAAAAAGGATGATCAGCAATTGATCGGTTTTGCGGCCGAGACTTCCAATATTCAGGAAGCTGCAAAGGGCAAACTTGAGCGCAAGAATCTGGACTTGATTGTTGCCAACCCCATCAACAAGCCCGGAGCCGGATTTGAGTCATCTACAAATTCAGTCTATGTTCTGGATAGGGCAGGGCGTTCCGAAGAATGGCCCGATCTCCCCAAAACCGAAGTAGCGTGGCGTATATGGGATCACCTTCTGCTGAATTAA